Sequence from the Mycobacterium florentinum genome:
CCTTCGTCGACGATGTGGGCGACCGCGGTTGCGTCCGGCGACAGCGACGCGCCGTAGACCTCGCGCACCTGCCGCCCCATCGATTCCCACCTCCAGGTTTCTCGCGGCCGTCGTCGTGTCCCGACACGTGACGAGGGTATCGGCCTGGCCGGAATTCCTCTTCCGCGGCCAAGCCGTCAGACCGGCTCCTCGCGGGAACGAAATCGGCGAAACGCGGCCCTGACCCGCGCCGGACTCCACGGCTTGTCCTTTTTCGCCCGGGCCATCGGATAGAAGCAGAGGCCGATGAGGATCGACGTGAAGTGACCGATCGCGGTGAAGTTCAGCCCGTGTTTGGTCATGGTGATCAGCGGAAAACCGAAGATGACCAGCAGCACGCCGAGGTAGAGCCAGCGCCATGGCCGCGCGATGCGATAGGCCAGCACGGCCATGATGCCGACGAGGAAATAGCTCACCCCGATATCGCGTGAGCGAACCAACCGTTCCGATGCGTCGTGTTCCTCGATCGCGAAGTACAGGATGCCTTCGCTGATGTAGGTGGAAAGGATGTGGCTGGTCAACCCCACGGTGAGCCAATTCAGGTGGCCGAGCCAATGTTCGGCCGGGGCGAGAAACAGGGTGAACAGCAGCAGGTAGGGTTCCAGGCTTTTGCCGTCGATCCACAGCAGGCT
This genomic interval carries:
- a CDS encoding rhomboid-like protein, which codes for MAEGSVGARLRSLALGVWHFVSGAPLTYGWLFVLMITTVIQNQMSGRQLHSVLLHRSTNIHELGTDPLSVLFSSLLWIDGKSLEPYLLLFTLFLAPAEHWLGHLNWLTVGLTSHILSTYISEGILYFAIEEHDASERLVRSRDIGVSYFLVGIMAVLAYRIARPWRWLYLGVLLVIFGFPLITMTKHGLNFTAIGHFTSILIGLCFYPMARAKKDKPWSPARVRAAFRRFRSREEPV